One window from the genome of Osmerus eperlanus chromosome 3, fOsmEpe2.1, whole genome shotgun sequence encodes:
- the plcl1 gene encoding inactive phospholipase C-like protein 1, whose product MSERDCHGDSLSIDGTQEFVPPRASRAGRRSGVILPMAERSSLGQDTDTILLESVKAAPRRSSIIKDPSVQKMGGCRKKTVSFSSMPSEKKVSSAADCLAFMQGGCELKKVRPNSRVYCRFYTLDPDLSCLRWEPSKKDGDRARLDMGTIKEVRTGKSTETFLHNGPAAEHLAEEAAFSIIHGDDYQSLDLVALSADVANIWVTGLRYLVSHPSVIGGASGGGFGTGDGGLGLEGSLGSRMRSEWLAAEFAEVDEDGYGIVVEDVAVATICKLCPGIKEAKVRLRFKEIQRSKEKLTSHVTREEFHEAYCELCTRPDVYFLLVQLSKDRECLDAQDLRLFLETEQGLSLATTEGCMEVVRRFEPSAQGRERGMLGLDGFARYLQSPECQVFDMEHQGVCQDMTLPLFHYYISASYRSYLLDDQVHGRADLGGLTKALQAGCRCLELGVTDGPEGEPLLGVDYGPDAPRHHHHHHHHHHHHHYTPVSIRSALEVVNKYAFLTSPYPLLLYLCQRCSPSQQRTLAQHLRKVFGTRLYTPETPPVSLGERLATLPSPEQLKGRVLLVGKKLPPEEDSSEGEVSEEDEEIGGGGPLAGRRMTIPGEEELGVVLVVPPPPQPRRLRLCRELSGLVSVARTGSRSFYAHRSACKQAQQHSPPSTPTTPGTPQPPEPPYWTLCSLGEGEAGRLASENPEELVGFTKRTLTRVRPSSVRLDSSNPNPQCYWKGGVQLVALNQQTPGAMLDLHRGRFTQNGGCGFVLRPSVMRDEVSYFSAHTQGCVPGVPPQTLRVKVISAHNLPKPQGAGAKGEVIDPYVVLELHGVPADCAEQRTRTAAQNQDDPLFDETFEFQVNMPELALLRFVVLDDDYIGDDFIGQYSVAFECLQTGYRNVPLLGLAGDLLPHASLFIHVAVTNRRGGGKAQRRGLSVRRGVRRGREYVTLRNTGIKVLDDTFRSASAPLREATDLREDGQSATVNFKEQCGLPPVSKLKQCIQSLATRLQSPEGPPGATMILRDGYPCLEPLASLADSTRKLLTAYDTMISAQKQLIENADTVQERIAQVQREGMEFHEELPRLGEKEGLKGRKQSKALESFTWNITVLKGQCDLLRSAKVDSLDALRQLALACEACGLTSTSFSSGDHYVPHSLPTRRGSTQGNGRI is encoded by the exons GATCCCTCAGTGCAGAAGATGGGTGGGTGCAGGAAGAAGACCGTGTCCTTCAGCAGCATGCCCTCTGAGAAGAAG GTGAGCAGTGCGGCAGACTGCCTAGCCTTCATGCAGGGGGGCTGTGAGCTGAAGAAGGTGCGTCCTAACTCGCGGGTCTACTGTCGCTTCTACACCCTGGACCCGGACCTCAGCTGTCTGCGCTGGGAGCCCTCCAAGAAGGACGGAGACCGCGCCCGCCTCGACATGGGCACCATCAAAGAGGTCCGCACTGGCAAGAGTACTGAGACCTTCCTGCACAACGGCCCAGCAGCAGAGCACCTGGCTGAGGAGGCTGCCTTCTCCATCATACACGGGGACGACTACCAG tccctggACCTTGTGGCTTTGTCAGCTGACGTGGCCAACATCTGGGTGACAGGCCTGCGCTACCTGGTGTCCCACCCATCTGTCATCGGAGGGGCCAGCGGGGGAGGTTTCGGGACTGGCGACGGGGGGCTGGGCCTGGAAGGCAGCCTTGGCAGCCGGATGAGGAGTGAATGGCTGGCAGCAGAGTTTGCCGAGGTGGACGAGGATGGCTATGGCATTGTGGTCGAAGACGTGGCAGTGGCCACCATCTGTAAGCTGTGCCCGGGCATCAAGGAGGCCAAG gttcGTCTGCGGTTCAAGGAGATCCAGCGCAGCAAGGAGAAGCTGACGTCTCACGTGACGCGGGAGGAGTTCCACGAGGCCTACTGCGAGCTCTGCACACGCCCAGACGTCTACTTCCTGCTGGTCCAGCTGTCTAAAGACCGGGAGTGTCTGGACGCCCAGGACCTGCGTCTGTTCCTGGAGACAGAGCAGGGTCTGTCCTTGGCCACAACTGAGGGCTGCATGGAGGTCGTCCGGCGCTTCGAGCCCTCAgcccagggcagggagagaggcatgcTGGGCCTGGACGGCTTTGCCCGCTACCTGCAGTCCCCTGAGTGCCAGGTGTTTGACATGGAGCATCAGGGGGTGTGCCAGGACATGACGCTGCCCCTGTTCCACTACTACATCAGTGCCTCCTACCGCTCCTACCTGCTGGATGACCAGGTCCACGGAAGGGCGGACCTGGGGGGTCTCACCAAGGCCCTGCAGGCCGGCTGCCGATGCCTGGAGCTGGGAGTGACCGACGGCCCAGAGGGCGAGCCTCTCCTGGGGGTAGACTACGGTCCCGACGCCCCccgccaccatcaccaccaccatcaccaccaccaccaccaccactacacgCCAGTCAGCATCCGCAGTGCCCTGGAGGTGGTCAACAAGTACGCCTTCCTGACCTCTCCCTACCCCCTGCTACTCTACCTGTGCCAGCGCTGCTCCCCTTCCCAGCAGCGCACCCTGGCACAGCACCTGAGGAAGGTGTTCGGGACCCGTCTCTACACCCCAGAGACCCCGCCCGTCAGCCTGGGAGAGCGCCTcgccaccctgccctcccccgaGCAGCTCAAGGGTCGGGTCCTCCTGGTGGGAAAGAAGCTACCGCCGGAAGAGGACAGCTCAGAGGGGGAGGTGTCCGAAGAGGACGAGGAGATAGGGGGCGGTGGCCCCCTGGCCGGACGCCGAATGACCATCCCCGGAGAAGAGGAGCTGGGCGTGGTCTTGGTGGTGCCgccacccccccagcccaggagGCTCCGCCTGTGCAGAGAGCTGTCTGGCCTGGTTAGCGTGGCTCGCACCGGGAGCCGCAGCTTCTACGCCCACCGCAGCGCCTGCAAACAAGCCCAGCAGCACTCCCCGCCcagcacccccaccaccccgggcaccccccagccccccgagCCCCCTTACTGGACGCTGTGctccctgggggagggagaggcggggcGGTTGGCCAGTGAGAACCCGGAGGAGCTGGTGGGCTTTACCAAGCGCACCCTGACACGGGTGCGGCCCAGCTCGGTGCGTCTGGACTCCAGTAACCCCAACCCCCAGTGCTACTGGAAGGGCGGGGTGCAACTGGTGGCCCTCAACCAGCAGACCCCCGGCGCCATGCTGGATCTCCACAGGGGCCGCTTCACCCAGAACGGCGGCTGCGGCTTTGTGCTCCGTCCGTCTGTCATGAGGGATGAGGTGTCCTACTTCAGTGCCCACACCCAGGGCTGCGTTCCAG GTGTGCCCCCTCAGACCCTGCGGGTCAAAGTGATCAGCGCCCACAACCTGCCCAAGCCCCAGGGCGCCGGCGCCAAAGGCGAGGTCATCGACCCTTACGTGGTGCTGGAGCTGCACGGCGTTCCTGCAGACTGCGCCGAACAACGGACTCGCACCGCGGCCCAGAACCAGGACGACCCGCTGTTCGACGAAACCTTTGAGTTCCAG GTCAACATGCCAGAGCTAGCCCTGCTGCGCTTTGTGGTACTGGATGACGACTACATCGGAGATGATTTCATTGGCCAATACAGCGTCGCCTTCGAGTGCCTTCAGACTGGCTACCGCAACGTGCCCCTGCTGGGCCTAGCCGGAGACCTCTTGCCCCACGCCAGTTTGTTCATCCATGTGGCGGTGACCAACCGGCGAGGGGGGGGCAAGGCCCAGAGGAGGGGGCTGTCGGTCAGGCGGGGGGTCCGGCGAGGGAGGGAGTATGTCACTCTCCGGAACACGGGGATCAAGGTCCTGGACGACACCTTCCGCTCAGCTAGCGCCCCCCTCAGGGAGGCCACGGACCTGCGGGAGGACGGCCAG AGTGCCACTGTCAATTTCAAGGAGCAGTGTGGGCTCCCTCCGGTGTCCAAGTTGAAGCAGTGCATCCAGAGCTTGGCCACCCGTCTGCAGAGCCCAGAGGGCCCTCCAGGAGCCACCATGATCCTGAGGGATGGCTACCCCTGTCTAGAGCCACTGGCCAGCCTGGCCGACTCCACACGCAAGCTCCTGACCGCTTACGACACG ATGATCTCCGCTCAGAAGCAGCTGATAGAGAACGCGGACACCGTGCAGGAGAGGATCGCCCAGGtgcagagagaag ggaTGGAGTTCCACGAGGAGCTGCCTCggctgggggagaaggagggcctGAAGGGACGCAAACAGAGCAAAGCCCTGGAGAGTTTCACATGGAACATCACTGTGCTCAAG GGTCAGTGTGACCTGCTGCGCAGTGCCAAGGTAGACTCCCTGGACGCCCTGAGGCAGCTGGCTCTAGCCTGTGAGGCCTGtggcctcacctccacctccttctcctcagggGACCACTACGTCCCTCACAGTCTGCCCACCCGCAGGGGCAGCACCCAGGGCAACGGACGCATctga